The following nucleotide sequence is from Vibrio fluvialis.
GCCCACCAGTGATTTGTTCACCGGGTTCTTGTGCTCAGGCAGGATCTTTCCGCGAATGAAATAGCCCATCAGCACCGGAACCAATGTGATGGCAAGACCAGCCGATGCCGCCATGGCGTAGGTTTTGGTAAAGGCGAGCGGCGAGAACATCTTGCCTTCTTGACCTTCCAGTGCAAACACAGGCACAAAGCTGAGGGTGATGATCAGCAGTGAGAAAAACAGTGGTGGGCCGACTTCCTGCGCCGCATCACCAATCACTTGCCAGCGGTTTTTGTCGGTCAGCGGCTTACGCTCGATGTGCTTGTGCACGTTTTCGATCATGACAATCGCACCGTCGACCATGGCCCCAATGGCAATCGCGATGCCGCCGAGCGACATGATGTTGGCGTTGATGCCTTGCCAGTGCATCACGATAAACGCCGACAGAATGCCGACGGGCAGGCTGAGCGCAATCACCAGTGACGAACGAATGTGGAACAGGAACAGCGCGCACACAACCGCGACCACGATGAACTCTTCCGCCAGCTTTTTCCATAGGTTCTCGACCGCAGAATTGATCAGTGTGGAGCGATCGTAAGTCGGCACAATTTCTACCCCGCTCGGCAGACTGCCTTGCAGACTGTCCAGCTTGGCTTTGACGTTGGCGATCACCTGACTGGCGTTCTCGCCAAAGCGCATGACGATGACGCCGCCGACGGCTTCCCCTTCACCATTCAGTTCTGAGATGCCACGGCGCATTTGTGGGCCAAGGGTAATGTCGGCGATATCGCCCAACAGCAGCGGCGTACCTTTGCTGGTCACTTTGAGCGGTAGCGATTGAATGTCTTCAATCCCGGTCAGGTAGCCAGTGGTGCGCACCATGTGCTCGGCTTCGGCCACTTCGATCACTGAGGCGCCCGTTTCCTGATTGCCGTTTTGAATGGCGGCATTGACCTGTTGCAGGGTCAGGTTGTAGGCACGCAGTTTGGCGGGATCGATCTGGATCTGATATTGCTTGACCATGCCGCCCACCGTCGCAACTTCCGACACCCCAGCCACGGTTTGCAGCTCGTATTTGAGGAACCAGTCTTGCAGGCTGCGCAACTGCGCCAAATCGTGTTGCCCGGTTTTGTCTTGCAGCACGTAGCTGTAGACCCAGCCGACGCCTGTGGCGTCGGGACCGAGTGTGGGTTTGGCGTTGGCTGGTAGCTTAGGTGCTACTTGGCTGAGGTATTCGAGTACACGTGAGCGCGCCCAGTACATATCGGTTTTGTCGTTAAAGATGATGTAAACGTAGGAATCACCAAAGAACGAATAACCGCGCACCGTGACCGCCCCGGGCACGGCCAGCATAGCAGTGGTGAGCGGATAAGTGACCTGATCTTCCACTACCTGCGGCGCTTGGCCGGGATAACTGGTTTTGATGATCACCTGCACATCGGACAGATCAGGAATCGCGTCCACCGGCGTTTGCTTAACGCTGAACAGGCCACCTGCGATGAGCGCAATCGTCGCGACCAACACCAGAAAGCGGTTGTGCAGCGACCAGCGAATAATGGCGTTGATCATGACTGACCTCCGCTGCGTTCAATCGCTTTCAGCACATAATCGGTGCCATTTTTCTGCACTAGAAACCGAACCGGCTGACCTTCCTTCAGCCCGCTGAGGTCAACGTCATCACCGACGCTGAAATTCATTTCGCCCGCATCCCAACTCCACTCGGCAACCGGCATATGTTTGAGGGTGATCATGCCAAAATCGGCCATCAGCATACTGATTTCACCCGTCAGCCACAGTTCGCCGGGAATAACCGTGTCACCGATACGGTAATCGACCACTTTGTATTGGCCGTCATCGCCTTTTTCTAGCGCGAATTCGATCGCCTGTCCGCGACTGAAAGGTTCTATTGTCAGGCTATCGGCCAGAGTGAAATTCATGGTCATACCCGGCCAGTTCAGCTCCGCGACAGGCTGGTGGCTGATGGTTAACATGCGCGTTTTTTCCATCACATCGGTCACTTCACCTTTGGCCCAAATCGCTTCGCTGGCGGCTTGCAGGCCATCGATGCGCGACAAATCAGCCGTTTGACTCGATTCTGAATCGAGCAGGAAGTGCGCTGAAGTGACCACGCGGCTTTGTTCATTGAGCCCGTGGTGCACCTCAATGCGATCGCCCGCTTCACGGCCGACTTCAATGCGCGCTGAGCGGTACTGACCCTTACCTTCGGCCAGCACCACTCGGCTCATGCCGCCAGAATGGATCACCGCCGATTTTGGAATGGTTAATACCGCGTCTTCTGTGACCGGTTGCAGCGAGATGTTGGCGAACATGTTGGGTTTGAGATCGCCCTGTGGATTGGCAAACTTGAGGCGCATACGCAGCGTGCGGGTTTGTGGGTCGAGAATCGGGTAGACGTAATCGACTTCGCCCTGCCATTCGCGTCCCGGCATCGCATCCAGCGTCATCATCGCTTTACTGCCTGCGGTCACCCAGTGTGACTGGCGCTCAAACACTTCGGCATCGACCCAAACATTATCCAGCGGACCAGCACTGATCACCGCTTGTGCCGGAGAGAGATAGCCGCCTTCACGAATATTCAGGCTGGCGATGATGCCATCGGCTTTGGCTTTGATGTCGACGGACGACGAGGCTTTGCCGCGTTTAAGGATGGTCTGAATCTGCGCGCGGTCGACGCCGAGTGTCACCAGACGCTCGGTCGCCCCTTTCACGAGCGCGCTGCGTCCGGTGCGATAGGCATTGAGCAACTCTTCTTGTGCTTTTACTAATTCGGGAGAGTAGAGGGTGAACAGTACGTCATCTTTACGCACGCGATCGCCGACCGCGTTGACGTAGAGCTTTTCGACCCAGCCTGCCACGCGCACGTTGGTTTGCCATAAACGGCTCTCATCAAAGGCGATGTAGCCCACGGTTTCAATGCTGGGTGACAGTGGCTCGCGCAAAGCTTGTGCGGTTTTCACGCCAAGGTTGTTTTCGACCGACGGGTCGATGGT
It contains:
- a CDS encoding efflux RND transporter periplasmic adaptor subunit; translated protein: MKNSHIAILALAIGAALGVGVQTYLAGMNAEHNAMNSAASEGSKEPLYWVAPMDPNYKRDKPGKSPMGMDLIPVYAEETANQKPGTVTIDPSVENNLGVKTAQALREPLSPSIETVGYIAFDESRLWQTNVRVAGWVEKLYVNAVGDRVRKDDVLFTLYSPELVKAQEELLNAYRTGRSALVKGATERLVTLGVDRAQIQTILKRGKASSSVDIKAKADGIIASLNIREGGYLSPAQAVISAGPLDNVWVDAEVFERQSHWVTAGSKAMMTLDAMPGREWQGEVDYVYPILDPQTRTLRMRLKFANPQGDLKPNMFANISLQPVTEDAVLTIPKSAVIHSGGMSRVVLAEGKGQYRSARIEVGREAGDRIEVHHGLNEQSRVVTSAHFLLDSESSQTADLSRIDGLQAASEAIWAKGEVTDVMEKTRMLTISHQPVAELNWPGMTMNFTLADSLTIEPFSRGQAIEFALEKGDDGQYKVVDYRIGDTVIPGELWLTGEISMLMADFGMITLKHMPVAEWSWDAGEMNFSVGDDVDLSGLKEGQPVRFLVQKNGTDYVLKAIERSGGQS